CATACCTTTTTAATGTTTCCGGAGACTAATAGGAAATCATTAGAAGAGATTGATTTGATGTGGGATGCACACATTCCAGCATGGAGGACATCGAAATGGAAACCtgataagaataaattGGTTTCGATCAAGTCTAATATGTTGAGTGACGGAACACAAGAGGAAGAGCAAGAAGGTGATGAATATGAGGAGGATGAGTATGGGTTCAAGCATTTGGATTATCCGTACGAACCCGAGGAGATAGATAATCTGACAACGACTACGAATTTGAACAGTAACAATTATGGCAACATGATTGGGTTGGATCGAGCCAGTACGATTGAGCCGTCGATCGAGAGATTTACGTCGAGATCGACGATCAACAACACCAACACGGGGATGCAATTGTTTCCGTTTCCGATGCCGGAGTCCAAGACGAAAGTTCTTTTCAAGACTCCGACAAATAATGCGAGTGAATTGATCACTATCCAAGAATCGATGATGGAGCCGCCGTTGAGTCGGAACATGACGCTGAGTCCGATTTCCTCGGGCGAAGAAGAGGAGGGCCAGGGCCAGGGCCAGGGCCAGGGCCAAGAGCAAGGACAAGGACAAGGACAAGAACAAGGACAAcaacaagaagaagatataGTGGCCCAGCACGAACGGATCTTGTACGATCAAAGCGTGGCACGCCATCATGAGAATATCAACACCAATACACAACTGATGAACAATATCAACATGCTGATGAGTTTGCAAGAAGAGCCTGTGGAGGAAGGATTTGAAGAACAATTGGATGGGCGGCTAGAGGGGCTTGCGAATTCGCAAGCCAACGAGGAAATCTTGTATCCGAACCCTGTGGCGGAAGACGAAACAGAAGACAATACGGTGGGCGAAGATCTTTCGTTGGTCAATCCTGTTGAATTGCAAAACAGCAATTGCGACATGTCGAGTGATGACGAATCCGTCCATATGGACCACAACACTTCTTTCCCCGTGACGCCGATTCAAAGCATCAACGACAGTGTATACGAGAATTCGCCTCACAAGAGCGTGTGCACGTTTTCCAATCCCATATACGAGAGTATTGAAGATATCTTGAATTCTTCCCGAGCTATCGGAACTGGCAAAAGTAACGATACTCCCTTCCATGACCATGCGTTTGCCGAAGACCCCATGTTCAACAATCCGATTTACAATTCGTTCTCGATATCTAACAAACTTCGTTCTTCTACGATAGGACCAGGTGACACGCCAGATTCCCACGATTACTTGCTGGGTCTTTCCCAAACCCGTTCCAGCTCTAGCCATTCTGTCTTGGAGTTTACCgatgatgaaaaagaagataGTCCTGATAAGCATATACCGAACATTACAGCCACTACTACAGCCACTGCTACCACCACTGGCAACACCACCACTGGCaacaccaccaccaccattCAATCTGATAACCACGACGATAGTGACGTCGACCATCGCTCGTTCGATTCCCAAGAGGCGCTTGCACATTCGGTAATGACACAATCTGGCCAGATCCCTGGCAATTTCTCCACACCATCGATTGCCAATCGCCGCCAGCGGCCGTACAGTGACATCAGCGACGACTGTCTGTTTCCCAATCCGGTGCACAGCAACGAGCCCTAGGGCGATTCTCTGCGCCACACGCTCACACTATGTATTTGCACCATGTACTATATACGCACTCACACCTGCTATTATTTACCCCATCGGGCAATTGATCCTTGCCCGATGCTTGCCCGATCCTTCCCCTCTCCATTGTGTGGATTGGCCCCAACAGGAAAGTCTTGCGCTGGGCATTGCACGGTTCTGCACGGCATTTTCTTCGCACTCGCCGGTCGGCAAAGTCTTGGAGATTAACCCCCGCGTTTCCTATCAGGGCAAGAATGGCGCAgtagtttcttttttgtcGCATGGCAAAAAAATGCAAGGTGTTGCGGGGTCAGGGCGCCGATCTGAATCTGGGAAGCAGAAATGCTATTGTCAGAGACATCAGGAAGTGATTAGACTATTCGAGCAGAGAATATCCGAGCAGAGAATATCCGAGCAGAGAATATTCCAGCAGAGAAACGTCCGGGCACAACCTCGGCGAGACGCGGGGCTATATTTCATCACACGCCTGAGTATCTGTATCTGTATCTATACATACAGACATACAgacatacatatatatatatatatacatacacaCATACATACAAGCAAGCATTCAGTCAAATAAgcttttatatatacatacatcGCAAAAAGAGCATGCTCTATTACCCTTCGATTACTCGTATTCTCCCATCACATGTTCCCGTATTCTCACGTGCTCGCAGGTAGCGTGCGTTCCGTGTATACAAGATTCCCACAGTCTCACAGTCTTTTATTTGCCACTTGTGTGGCATGTCTCACtggttttttatttggGTTTTCTATAGCTTCGTTGACACCGTTATTACCTACAAACGCTTATCGTCATTATTTCCATCATCCAGATTCTACAGCCTCGGGCGGGATCCAAGCTGCCAACTCTGCAGGCGCTGTCTTCggatcattattatcaccAAGTGTTTCCGATGCTCTGGGTAGGAAATGTTCACTTCATGTAAGTTGCATATTATGGTGTATTGGTTGTGGCATTCAATCCGGTAGCACAGGCGTCGCCATGCTTGTTGTGGGCCGTGTAATAGCCGGTGTTGGCATTGGGTTTGGTGTTGCAGCAGCTCCAATGTATTGTGTTGAGTTGGCTCCTCCAAGAGTTCGTGGTACTGTTGTCGGGATCTTCCAACTAGCAGTCACTGCAGGCATTCTGGTACTGTTTTTCATTGGTTATGGATGTTCGTTTCTCCATTCAACAGCAGTATTCCGTGTCACTTGGGCCTTACAGATCGTCCCCGGAATCGCCGCCTtctttttgattttcttcATCCCGGAATCTCCAAGATGGCTGGCAAGTCATAGACGATGGGATGACGCGACGCAAATCATTTGTCGGATTGGCGAAACCAGATTGCTACGCAAACGGGATAACAGGAAAGAACAGATCTCCATGCAACTAGACGAGTTGAAAGATTATATCTTGACCGATCGCTACGCTGCAGTGTTCTCGTACCGTGATCTATTCAAACGCAAGACCATTATGAAAACAATCGTCGGATTTTGTTCGCAAATGTGGCAAGCCCTGTGTGGAATCAACATGATCATGTTCTACGTGACATATATTTTCCAGATGGCCGGCTACAAAGGATCCTCTCTTATCGTTGCCAGTTCCATCGAAtgtattttgaatttcgTCTTGACCATTCTCGTCCTCTTTGTATTGGATCGGATTGGAAGACGTCCCTTGCTTATCGTCGGCGGTATTTTCATGTGCATTTTCATGTTCATCATAATGGCATTGCTGGTGTCGTTTTCTGTCCCGGCCCCCGAGGGCGGTTGGGAAGGTAATCCAACAATCACAATCTACATCCCAGACCAACACAGCTCGGCGGCTAAAACCGTCATCGCCATGTCGTACCTCTTTGTCTGCACTTTCGCCACCACATGGGGTGTCGGAATCTGGATCTACTACAACGAGATCTTCAACAACACTGAGCGCGCTAAGGGCACCGCGTTTTCCGTCTGTGGCAACTGGCTTTGCAATTTCGCCATCGCCCTCTTCATCCCTTCAAGTTTCAAATCCATCACTTGGAAAACGTATATCATCTTTGGAGTCTTTTGTTTTGTTCTGATAATCCATACTTTTCTCATGTTCCCTGAAACCAACAAAAAGACTCTTGAAGAAATAGATTTGATGTGGGACTCTCACATCCCGGCATGGAAGTCCACTCATTGGAAGCCAGAGGTCAAACAAATACAAGATCCCTGCGAATGCACCACTAAACAGGATTCCCCTACCCCGCCCATTATAGAAAAGCCTCAATCATTACATATTGAGAAACCTTTCGAAACTATACCTCATGTTATTTATAACGAACCACCTTTGGCTTATACTAACACCCAAGATACACCAATTAATGATACACTTCATGACACGTTTAACGACATGCATATTGCTATTCCTCATGGCTCATTTAACAACTCGCATCTTGCCATATCTCATGACACGTTCCCCGACATGACCGCTCACGTCTCCCCTCAAGTGTCTTCTAATGATTCACTTCTTGCCCCTATAACCTCCGCCAACAGAGGCAACATTACTAATGACGCATTTATCCTaagtaatattaaaattcaaCAGCTCTCCACTCCTTACTAAGCCGCATGCACTTATATACCCCCCACtttttaatagattaataaactttttaaaattatatatatatatatcctaatgctacttttttttttccactAAAGAGTTTGCCCCTTGCCCcacaattttcaattacattttcattatattttgtgtttttttattaaaaaattaactatTGATATTTTGTCCTTAAAAGGCATTACATATTcgtattatataaaatgaTGGTTTaaagagagagagagagagagatGCCTTCATACATCTTGGCGTGTGCCTTCTATTGGGAATAGAAGTATCGTGGCTTATCAAATACATGATAATAATGGCCCCTTTCACCTTCTCCTAAAAACATATCAGGGAATTTGAACTCTCCATTATTCAAATCTTCCACTCTATTATTCTCATATATAGAATCCCCATAAGATTTCAATTGTTCATCATCAAGAACTTGAAACTTACCAACTTGCAATTCAGTATCAGTTATAGTACCCCTGGAGACTCTACAGTACCCAActcttttaatattcttaaataatatatattcacACCATCTATCATCATCACTTGGATCAATATCATGCATACCAGATTTTTCACCCACATATGTATTATAGTTACCTTCATGGGGATCCACAACCAAATAACTTAATAAGAAACTTGGTCTATCACTCTTACCCATGATTTCAGCTAATGCTAAACTTTGTAATCTACgatcttcttcatcttcttcttgtcCACTATGGAAAACAAATACATCAACTAGTATATCATCATAAGTCTTTAAAGTAGCATGGATAGCTGGTGCTAATTCTCCAACTGGTGAAggtaataaataatgagTACTGTTAACAATCGggaatttagaaaataatgcaCACCCCCATGTATGTTTGTTTGGGCCAGGTCCGAAATCAGAATACATGTTAAGATCATGTGCCATCTTTGCAGTTAAATCTCTATTACCCATGGTAATTCTTTGAGTATCCGTTTCTAATATACCAAATACATCCAATTCCATATCTTTGATTAATTCAATCATCCGATCTTCAGATGCCCACATATCATTATCTAATCCAAAATGAATAGTCCAAATACCAGCTGTAATAATCTTGGAATCTGGATGGTATGGTTGTGGTACACCAGTAGGTCTAATATCATaaacaaatttaataatacttattaaaataatcgAAGTCACAATTGCAATGTTTCTTACAAATTTAATGGAATAATACGAATTGGTCTTGTCTTTTAGTTGAGGGACAGATAATCCGTTCCCtttgttaataattgatcCAAATATAATCATCATAGATGCAAGACATAAAACAACATATAACCTTTCCCTCAATACCCAACCTAATGGAACAAAGGCATATGCAACGGTCCAAACATGTCCTAAAACGAAAATATCATAGGTAATACCAGCCACAACAAATACCCATAGAGATTCAATTTGACTTGCAATCGATATATAAGATGGAATAAaccaaataatagaaatcaCATATGGTAACCCACCAGTAACATATTTAGTCCATTCAGTCACTTGAGGTAATGATAATGAGATAGTACTAATAATCAACATAATACATGGAATGAAAGTACATCTagtaaattttaaagatgaaaCAGTGGCACCTAGCATAACAACACATGTCAGAGCAGACCATGGCCAAGCTAATGGCCCATGTTTCCCATCATGGAAACCTTCCCAAGACCAATAGATTATAGTAGATGCATctgttaataattgatgaatggaaaaaaatagacaACCAAATCCTAATCCAAAAAATAGTTtcttgaagaaattaaactTTTGAGGTTTTTGAGAAGGTGAAACAGTTTCGTTAGATTcaacaaaattaattgcATTGAC
This DNA window, taken from Henningerozyma blattae CBS 6284 chromosome 3, complete genome, encodes the following:
- the CWH43 gene encoding Cwh43p (similar to Saccharomyces cerevisiae CWH43 (YCR017C); ancestral locus Anc_1.434), producing MIRINGGFIPIMHTVCAAMAFTTALIVGYSLHFHKIVTNAHYGYPDEWFPSVSATIGDRYPERSLFQILIAVCSFPRFLLLIGHYYLHGSLFTAIVGFVRTVSCGGWVYITSTDDHDTHDIFMFLYILLTIPWDICISRQSVNKRKQHIIAASLFFFTMFPLAYWFIQHQIHHVAGAYSIYAYFEWSLIILDVAFDYLAYEDFKAFEFAIDLTSGSSKGISINKTKDSDSKNVKTTTKSASTDSPVKDETSTSTTASFTETKHDNEEENVIEHSATINKKHDDNNDEDELEIVFESQEYQLLHPINSTTTYDSLLYIAVNTTNSFFFWSHVTSLACVVWHFPLWYMGISGYEISILSYVGCIILAFPIVPTIIYQYGTLIGNLITLGAYLVDVPESRISVLSIGVVICFASFILNLKSIKNSRTNSSFAICWLLGLVISVVLKMGFYSTNPTWAIMRESNGGINKTAIIIATIVGLLAPNVNAINFVESNETVSPSQKPQKFNFFKKLFFGLGFGCLFFSIHQLLTDASTIIYWSWEGFHDGKHGPLAWPWSALTCVVMLGATVSSLKFTRCTFIPCIMLIISTISLSLPQVTEWTKYVTGGLPYVISIIWFIPSYISIASQIESLWVFVVAGITYDIFVLGHVWTVAYAFVPLGWVLRERLYVVLCLASMMIIFGSIINKGNGLSVPQLKDKTNSYYSIKFVRNIAIVTSIILISIIKFVYDIRPTGVPQPYHPDSKIITAGIWTIHFGLDNDMWASEDRMIELIKDMELDVFGILETDTQRITMGNRDLTAKMAHDLNMYSDFGPGPNKHTWGCALFSKFPIVNSTHYLLPSPVGELAPAIHATLKTYDDILVDVFVFHSGQEEDEEDRRLQSLALAEIMGKSDRPSFLLSYLVVDPHEGNYNTYVGEKSGMHDIDPSDDDRWCEYILFKNIKRVGYCRVSRGTITDTELQVGKFQVLDDEQLKSYGDSIYENNRVEDLNNGEFKFPDMFLGEGERGHYYHVFDKPRYFYSQ
- the TBLA0C01100 gene encoding sugar porter family MFS transporter, which gives rise to MFPYSHVLAGSVRSVYTRFPQSHSLLFATCVACLTGFLFGFSIASLTPLLPTNAYRHYFHHPDSTASGGIQAANSAGAVFGSLLSPSVSDALGRKCSLHVSCILWCIGCGIQSGSTGVAMLVVGRVIAGVGIGFGVAAAPMYCVELAPPRVRGTVVGIFQLAVTAGILVLFFIGYGCSFLHSTAVFRVTWALQIVPGIAAFFLIFFIPESPRWLASHRRWDDATQIICRIGETRLLRKRDNRKEQISMQLDELKDYILTDRYAAVFSYRDLFKRKTIMKTIVGFCSQMWQALCGINMIMFYVTYIFQMAGYKGSSLIVASSIECILNFVLTILVLFVLDRIGRRPLLIVGGIFMCIFMFIIMALLVSFSVPAPEGGWEGNPTITIYIPDQHSSAAKTVIAMSYLFVCTFATTWGVGIWIYYNEIFNNTERAKGTAFSVCGNWLCNFAIALFIPSSFKSITWKTYIIFGVFCFVLIIHTFLMFPETNKKTLEEIDLMWDSHIPAWKSTHWKPEVKQIQDPCECTTKQDSPTPPIIEKPQSLHIEKPFETIPHVIYNEPPLAYTNTQDTPINDTLHDTFNDMHIAIPHGSFNNSHLAISHDTFPDMTAHVSPQVSSNDSLLAPITSANRGNITNDAFILSNIKIQQLSTPY
- the TBLA0C01090 gene encoding sugar porter family MFS transporter (ancestral locus Anc_1.432), yielding MFPKIYNMYLCTFVACISGFMYGFDVVSLTTMVDTNSYGKYFDHPDSTGEGGITASIAGGSAFGALASPYFSDTFGRKFSLHLCSFFWIIGSVLQCAAQNLPMLIIGRIISGFGIGFGVAAAPMYSAELSPPNMRGTIVGMFQVSVTLGILILFFIGYGCHSIESTAAFRIVWGIQLVPGVISACLIFFIPESPRWLASHKRWNDATNVIMKLSLTHSLSEEQTNLQLNELKDYILGDRYGAVFAYRDLFKRKSLMKTIVGMSAQTWQAFCGINVMMYYVVYIFQMAGYQGSSILVSSSIEYILNFAMTFCSLFIFDKIGRRKLFLTGGVFMCCFLFIETGLLAGYSKPLPYGYNGHDTVRIYIPNSERPAAHAAIACAYLFVCAFAPTWGVGVWIYYSEIFNNTERAKGTALSVSCNFFANFALALFTPASFRNINWRTYIIFGVFSFVLTVHTFLMFPETNRKSLEEIDLMWDAHIPAWRTSKWKPDKNKLVSIKSNMLSDGTQEEEQEGDEYEEDEYGFKHLDYPYEPEEIDNLTTTTNLNSNNYGNMIGLDRASTIEPSIERFTSRSTINNTNTGMQLFPFPMPESKTKVLFKTPTNNASELITIQESMMEPPLSRNMTLSPISSGEEEEGQGQGQGQGQEQGQGQGQEQGQQQEEDIVAQHERILYDQSVARHHENINTNTQLMNNINMLMSLQEEPVEEGFEEQLDGRLEGLANSQANEEILYPNPVAEDETEDNTVGEDLSLVNPVELQNSNCDMSSDDESVHMDHNTSFPVTPIQSINDSVYENSPHKSVCTFSNPIYESIEDILNSSRAIGTGKSNDTPFHDHAFAEDPMFNNPIYNSFSISNKLRSSTIGPGDTPDSHDYLLGLSQTRSSSSHSVLEFTDDEKEDSPDKHIPNITATTTATATTTGNTTTGNTTTTIQSDNHDDSDVDHRSFDSQEALAHSVMTQSGQIPGNFSTPSIANRRQRPYSDISDDCLFPNPVHSNEP